The following proteins are encoded in a genomic region of Doryrhamphus excisus isolate RoL2022-K1 chromosome 6, RoL_Dexc_1.0, whole genome shotgun sequence:
- the myrf gene encoding myelin regulatory factor isoform X5 codes for MLWLRPGHDITSSLEPANIDTSILEEYISKEDDSTDICFSEVHSTPGPNYSSPQAGVSSSGGLVCGVSPPIPLRQGAPPPGPPNCPNAYPPGPSLSLRHSYPCLGQQQHHQQQAHVKPEHRGHYVPGTLPESPPDSSSEPYSPQQVNDPNMIRTMTPENMCHMTPTPPLPPHGHYPSMHRDMYLKPEPIISQYPIGPATSAGGDLQQTQMLHQLLQHPQGQDGIPVHQAKKRKHSDSPNSTLNSQILTGIIKQEPGLMQDADNGYLDPNYQCIKWQPHQQNKWTPLYDANCKELPMPTYRVDADKGFNFSLADDAFVCQKKNHFQVTVYVGMLGDPKYVKTSEGLQPIDCFYLKLNGVKDCKVEAMNQSISVEQSQSDRSKRPFKPVLVTLPPEQVTKVTVGRLHFSETTANNMRKKGKPNPDQRYFMLVVALHAQSHSQSYTVAAHVSERIIVRVTSSHASNPGQFESDNEVLWQRGQLPDSVYHHGRVGVNTDRPDEALVVHGNVKVMGSLVHPSDIRAKENVQEVDTTDNLKRISQMRLVHYQYKPEFAATVGIENTAETGVIAQEVQQILPEAVKEGGDVVCANGETIPNLLVVNKERIFMENVGAVKELCKLTDNLETRIDELERWSRKLAKLRRLDSMKSTVSGGTVSQSGSYFSRTGSGPLKKKTVKPGGKSSLSDQGCISQRFMQGTILALVIVMTFSVISMSILYVLTLHHRGDVIEKDGFVHPCGLYISWMPFITATVTFCPSACSWSRAALGSSHKSPFAPLPTTPAPACCSTPTLNNQSSTIVTLNTNQSTADNLVPTPGTINKKAKSRIMDKDGRNRNRLSHTSAPLYFAKSKRPPSTDLDGAETPNRLPGGQQPTPRRQRSIYLKGRSTPSLTRLHIVETDQEITTQHCKPSKSCSYTISLQGNTNSSLSQLTLHMMSTDSVWVQQCTTTKGRLCPNHTETELYGEQRTSTKGTDHLWSLPLLSFQDITYHFRVSSSNEMSCTTEKETSSFSDYHFVIASSCM; via the exons GTCATGATATTACCAGTTCTCTGGAGCCAGCCAACATCGACACCAGTATCCTGGAAGAGTACATCAGCAAGGAGGACGATAGCACTGACAT CTGCTTCTCAGAGGTCCACAGCACCCCAGGACCAAATTACTCATCTCCCCAAGCAGGAGTGTCTTCCTCAGGGGGGTTGGTGTGTGGAGTGAGCCCTCCTATTCCCCTTCGCCAGGGAGCCCCTCCGCCTGGACCCCCTAATTGTCCAAACGCGTACCCTCCAGGTCCATCCCTGAGCCTCCGACATAGCTACCCCTGCCTGGGtcagcagcagcaccaccagCAACAGGCTCACGTCAAGCCTGAGCACAGAGGCCATTACGTCCCTGG aaCGCTACCTGAGTCTCCCCCAGACTCAAGCTCAGAGCCGTACTCTCCTCAGCAGGTGAATG ATCCCAACATGATAAGGACCATGACACCGGAAaacatgtgtcacatgacaccaaCGCCACCCCTTCCACCACATGGCCACtatcccagcatgcaccgggaCATGTACCTGAAGCCTGAGCCAATAATATCCCAGTATCCCATCGGTCCAGCCACAAGTGCAGGTGGAGACCTGCAGCAGACACAGATGCTCCACCAGCTCCTGCAGCATCCGCAGGGGCAGGA CGGGATTCCTGTTCACCAAGCCAAAAAGAGGAAGCACTCCGACTCACCAAACAGCACCCTCAATTCCCAAATCCTCACAGGTATCATCAAACAAGAACCAG GCTTGATGCAGGATGCAGACAATGGCTACTTGGACCCCAACTATCAGTGCATCAAGTGGCAACCTCACCAGCAGAACAAGTGGACGCCACTTTATGACGCAAACTGCAAAGAGCT TCCCATGCCAACCTACCGGGTCGATGCTGACAAAGGCTTCAACTTCTCCTTGGCTGATGATGCATTTGTATGCCAGAAGAAGAACCACTTCCAGGTGACAGTATACGTAGGCATGCTGGGGGATCCCAAGTATGTCAAGACAAGTGAAGGCCTGCAGCCCATCGACTGCTTCTATCTCAAACTCAACGGAGTAAAAG ATTGCAAGGTGGAGGCCATGAACCAGTCCATCAGTGTGGAGCAGTCGCAGTCGGATCGCAGCAAGAGACCTTTCAAGCCAGTTTT GGTCACGTTGCCCCCAGAGCAGGTCACAAAGGTCACAGTGGGGCGACTCCACTTTAGTGAAACCACAGCAAACAACATGAGAAAGAAGGGCAAACCCAACCCTGACCAGAG GTATTTCATGCTGGTGGTGGCGCTGCACGCTCAGTCCCACAGTCAGAGCTACACTGTGGCTGCTCATGTGTCTGAGAGGATCATCGTCAGGGTAACGTCCAGCCAT GCATCCAACCCAGGCCAGTTTGAAAGTGACAACGAGGTGCTGTGGCAGAGAGGCCAATTACCCGATTCAGTGTACCATCACGGGAGAGTTGGCGTCAACACAGACCGGCCCGACGAGGCCCTCGTTGTCCATGGCAACGTCAAAGTCATGGGCTCCCTGGTGCATCCGTCTGACATCCGAGCCAAAGAGAATGTGCAAGAG GTGGACACCACAGACAATTTGAAACGGATTTCTCAGATGAGGCTGGTCCattatcaatataagcctgagtTTGCTGCCACCGTCGGCATAGAGAACACCGCAGAGACTG GAGTGATCGCTCAGGAGGTCCAGCAAATCTTACCTGAAGCAGTCAAGGAGGGGGGAGATGTGGTGTGCGCCAACGGTGAAACCATTCCTAACCTTTTGGTCGTTAACAAG GAGCGTATCTTCATGGAGAATGTGGGAGCAGTAAAAGAACTGTGCAAGCTGACCGACAACCTGGAGACTCGAATTGACGAACTGGAGCGCTGGAGCCGCAAACTGGCCAAGCTGCGTCGCCTTGACAGCATGAAGAGCACAGTGAGTGGAGGCACTGTCAG CCAGTCAGGAAGTTATTTtagcaggacaggaagtggaccaCTGAAGAAGAAGACAGTCAAACCTGGGGGCAAG AGCTCACTTTCAGACCAAGGCTGTATCAGTCAGAGGTTCATGCAGGGGACCATTCTGGCCCTCGTCATTGTCATGACTTTCAG TGTCATTTCCATGTCCATTCTTTATGTACTGACGCTTCACCATCGAGGAGATGTCATAGAGAAAGATGG CTTTGTTCACCCGTGTGGTCTCTACATCTCTTGGATGCCCTTCATCACTGCCACTGTTACTTTCTGTCCATCTGCATGTTCTTG GTCCAGAGCTGCATTGGGATCCTCACACAAGAGTCCATTTGCTCCATTGCCCACAACTCCTGCACCAG CTTGCTGCTCAACCCCAACCTTGAATAACCAATCATCTACAATTGTGACATTAAATACCAACCAATCTACAGCAG ATAACCTGGTTCCCACACCAGGGACCATTAATAAGAAGGCCAAGTCCAGAATAATGGACAAGGATGGACGCAACAGAAACCGCCTCAGTCACACGTCAGCTCCACTGTACTTTGCCAAATCCAAAAGGCCTCCATCGACAGATCTGGATGGGGCGGAAACACCCAATCGTCTCCCTGGTGGTCAGCAGCCAACACCACGCAGACAGCGAAGTATATATTTAAAAG GAAGATCAACTCCATCTCTGACTCGTCTTCATATTGTGGAGACAGACCAAGAAATCACAACACAACATTGCAAACCCTCCAAGAGCTGCAG CTACACAATATCTCTGCAGGGAAACACAAATTCTTCGCTCTCGCAACTTACTTTGCACATGAT gTCCACAGACAGTGTGTGGGTTCAACAATGTACAACCACCAAAGGACGTCTATGTCCAAATCATACTGAAACGGAACTGTATGGTGAACAAAGAACGTCAACAAAG gggactGATCACCTGTGGTCCTTGCCTCTGCTGTCCTTCCAGGACATCACCTATCACTTTCGGGTTTCCTCCTCT AATGAAATGAGTTGCACCACTGAGAAAGAAACATCCTCCTTCTCAGACTACCACTTTGTCATTGCAAGCAGCTGCATGTGA
- the myrf gene encoding myelin regulatory factor isoform X3: MDVVDETEALQRFFEGHDITSSLEPANIDTSILEEYISKEDDSTDICFSEVHSTPGPNYSSPQAGVSSSGGLVCGVSPPIPLRQGAPPPGPPNCPNAYPPGPSLSLRHSYPCLGQQQHHQQQAHVKPEHRGHYVPGTLPESPPDSSSEPYSPQQVNDPNMIRTMTPENMCHMTPTPPLPPHGHYPSMHRDMYLKPEPIISQYPIGPATSAGGDLQQTQMLHQLLQHPQGQDGIPVHQAKKRKHSDSPNSTLNSQILTGLMQDADNGYLDPNYQCIKWQPHQQNKWTPLYDANCKELPMPTYRVDADKGFNFSLADDAFVCQKKNHFQVTVYVGMLGDPKYVKTSEGLQPIDCFYLKLNGVKDCKVEAMNQSISVEQSQSDRSKRPFKPVLVTLPPEQVTKVTVGRLHFSETTANNMRKKGKPNPDQRYFMLVVALHAQSHSQSYTVAAHVSERIIVRVTSSHASNPGQFESDNEVLWQRGQLPDSVYHHGRVGVNTDRPDEALVVHGNVKVMGSLVHPSDIRAKENVQEVDTTDNLKRISQMRLVHYQYKPEFAATVGIENTAETGVIAQEVQQILPEAVKEGGDVVCANGETIPNLLVVNKERIFMENVGAVKELCKLTDNLETRIDELERWSRKLAKLRRLDSMKSTVSGGTVSQSGSYFSRTGSGPLKKKTVKPGGKSSLSDQGCISQRFMQGTILALVIVMTFSVISMSILYVLTLHHRGDVIEKDGFVHPCGLYISWMPFITATVTFCPSACSWSRAALGSSHKSPFAPLPTTPAPACCSTPTLNNQSSTIVTLNTNQSTADNLVPTPGTINKKAKSRIMDKDGRNRNRLSHTSAPLYFAKSKRPPSTDLDGAETPNRLPGGQQPTPRRQRSIYLKGRSTPSLTRLHIVETDQEITTQHCKPSKSCSYTISLQGNTNSSLSQLTLHMMSTDSVWVQQCTTTKGRLCPNHTETELYGEQRTSTKGTDHLWSLPLLSFQDITYHFRVSSSNEMSCTTEKETSSFSDYHFVIASSCM; encoded by the exons GTCATGATATTACCAGTTCTCTGGAGCCAGCCAACATCGACACCAGTATCCTGGAAGAGTACATCAGCAAGGAGGACGATAGCACTGACAT CTGCTTCTCAGAGGTCCACAGCACCCCAGGACCAAATTACTCATCTCCCCAAGCAGGAGTGTCTTCCTCAGGGGGGTTGGTGTGTGGAGTGAGCCCTCCTATTCCCCTTCGCCAGGGAGCCCCTCCGCCTGGACCCCCTAATTGTCCAAACGCGTACCCTCCAGGTCCATCCCTGAGCCTCCGACATAGCTACCCCTGCCTGGGtcagcagcagcaccaccagCAACAGGCTCACGTCAAGCCTGAGCACAGAGGCCATTACGTCCCTGG aaCGCTACCTGAGTCTCCCCCAGACTCAAGCTCAGAGCCGTACTCTCCTCAGCAGGTGAATG ATCCCAACATGATAAGGACCATGACACCGGAAaacatgtgtcacatgacaccaaCGCCACCCCTTCCACCACATGGCCACtatcccagcatgcaccgggaCATGTACCTGAAGCCTGAGCCAATAATATCCCAGTATCCCATCGGTCCAGCCACAAGTGCAGGTGGAGACCTGCAGCAGACACAGATGCTCCACCAGCTCCTGCAGCATCCGCAGGGGCAGGA CGGGATTCCTGTTCACCAAGCCAAAAAGAGGAAGCACTCCGACTCACCAAACAGCACCCTCAATTCCCAAATCCTCACAG GCTTGATGCAGGATGCAGACAATGGCTACTTGGACCCCAACTATCAGTGCATCAAGTGGCAACCTCACCAGCAGAACAAGTGGACGCCACTTTATGACGCAAACTGCAAAGAGCT TCCCATGCCAACCTACCGGGTCGATGCTGACAAAGGCTTCAACTTCTCCTTGGCTGATGATGCATTTGTATGCCAGAAGAAGAACCACTTCCAGGTGACAGTATACGTAGGCATGCTGGGGGATCCCAAGTATGTCAAGACAAGTGAAGGCCTGCAGCCCATCGACTGCTTCTATCTCAAACTCAACGGAGTAAAAG ATTGCAAGGTGGAGGCCATGAACCAGTCCATCAGTGTGGAGCAGTCGCAGTCGGATCGCAGCAAGAGACCTTTCAAGCCAGTTTT GGTCACGTTGCCCCCAGAGCAGGTCACAAAGGTCACAGTGGGGCGACTCCACTTTAGTGAAACCACAGCAAACAACATGAGAAAGAAGGGCAAACCCAACCCTGACCAGAG GTATTTCATGCTGGTGGTGGCGCTGCACGCTCAGTCCCACAGTCAGAGCTACACTGTGGCTGCTCATGTGTCTGAGAGGATCATCGTCAGGGTAACGTCCAGCCAT GCATCCAACCCAGGCCAGTTTGAAAGTGACAACGAGGTGCTGTGGCAGAGAGGCCAATTACCCGATTCAGTGTACCATCACGGGAGAGTTGGCGTCAACACAGACCGGCCCGACGAGGCCCTCGTTGTCCATGGCAACGTCAAAGTCATGGGCTCCCTGGTGCATCCGTCTGACATCCGAGCCAAAGAGAATGTGCAAGAG GTGGACACCACAGACAATTTGAAACGGATTTCTCAGATGAGGCTGGTCCattatcaatataagcctgagtTTGCTGCCACCGTCGGCATAGAGAACACCGCAGAGACTG GAGTGATCGCTCAGGAGGTCCAGCAAATCTTACCTGAAGCAGTCAAGGAGGGGGGAGATGTGGTGTGCGCCAACGGTGAAACCATTCCTAACCTTTTGGTCGTTAACAAG GAGCGTATCTTCATGGAGAATGTGGGAGCAGTAAAAGAACTGTGCAAGCTGACCGACAACCTGGAGACTCGAATTGACGAACTGGAGCGCTGGAGCCGCAAACTGGCCAAGCTGCGTCGCCTTGACAGCATGAAGAGCACAGTGAGTGGAGGCACTGTCAG CCAGTCAGGAAGTTATTTtagcaggacaggaagtggaccaCTGAAGAAGAAGACAGTCAAACCTGGGGGCAAG AGCTCACTTTCAGACCAAGGCTGTATCAGTCAGAGGTTCATGCAGGGGACCATTCTGGCCCTCGTCATTGTCATGACTTTCAG TGTCATTTCCATGTCCATTCTTTATGTACTGACGCTTCACCATCGAGGAGATGTCATAGAGAAAGATGG CTTTGTTCACCCGTGTGGTCTCTACATCTCTTGGATGCCCTTCATCACTGCCACTGTTACTTTCTGTCCATCTGCATGTTCTTG GTCCAGAGCTGCATTGGGATCCTCACACAAGAGTCCATTTGCTCCATTGCCCACAACTCCTGCACCAG CTTGCTGCTCAACCCCAACCTTGAATAACCAATCATCTACAATTGTGACATTAAATACCAACCAATCTACAGCAG ATAACCTGGTTCCCACACCAGGGACCATTAATAAGAAGGCCAAGTCCAGAATAATGGACAAGGATGGACGCAACAGAAACCGCCTCAGTCACACGTCAGCTCCACTGTACTTTGCCAAATCCAAAAGGCCTCCATCGACAGATCTGGATGGGGCGGAAACACCCAATCGTCTCCCTGGTGGTCAGCAGCCAACACCACGCAGACAGCGAAGTATATATTTAAAAG GAAGATCAACTCCATCTCTGACTCGTCTTCATATTGTGGAGACAGACCAAGAAATCACAACACAACATTGCAAACCCTCCAAGAGCTGCAG CTACACAATATCTCTGCAGGGAAACACAAATTCTTCGCTCTCGCAACTTACTTTGCACATGAT gTCCACAGACAGTGTGTGGGTTCAACAATGTACAACCACCAAAGGACGTCTATGTCCAAATCATACTGAAACGGAACTGTATGGTGAACAAAGAACGTCAACAAAG gggactGATCACCTGTGGTCCTTGCCTCTGCTGTCCTTCCAGGACATCACCTATCACTTTCGGGTTTCCTCCTCT AATGAAATGAGTTGCACCACTGAGAAAGAAACATCCTCCTTCTCAGACTACCACTTTGTCATTGCAAGCAGCTGCATGTGA